From a single Aspergillus puulaauensis MK2 DNA, chromosome 2, nearly complete sequence genomic region:
- a CDS encoding uncharacterized protein (COG:S;~EggNog:ENOG410PNB3;~InterPro:IPR023149,IPR029063,IPR041698;~PFAM:PF13489,PF13649,PF08242,PF03848,PF08241, PF13847;~go_function: GO:0030798 - trans-aconitate 2-methyltransferase activity [Evidence IEA]), which translates to MAANDWSSKQYLKFEAERTRPSRDLLAQVPLTSPKNVVDLGCGPGNSTAVLLSQFPNARVSGMDSSPDMIRKARETLPDIDFSVDDLGTYTSQQPVDLFFSNAVFQWVPRDQRLQIIKRLIESQPPGGVFAFQVPDNLAEPSHVAIRETAADGPWASKLDSAGRDTIQSPQEIYDALKPICADVNIWHTHYNHSLENHQAVVEWVKGTGLRPYVDPLSPEEREGFLKAYLGRLEKLYPKCFDGRVLLPYPRLFVVATKH; encoded by the coding sequence ATGGCAGCAAACGACTGGAGCTCCAAACAGTACCTCAAGTTCGAGGCAGAGCGCACAAGACCATCCCGCGATCTTCTTGCTCAAGTACCCTTGACATCGCCCAAGAACGTCGTAGATCTGGGCTGTGGACCAGGCAATTCCACGGCCGTTCTCCTATCTCAGTTTCCCAACGCTCGCGTGTCGGGAATGGACTCGTCCCCAGATATGATTCGCAAGGCGCGTGAAACATTACCTGATATTGATTTCTCCGTGGATGATCTCGGAACCTACACGTCCCAGCAGCCCGTGGACCTGTTCTTCTCAAACGCTGTCTTCCAATGGGTCCCGCGCGATCAACGGCTTCAAATCATCAAGCGATTGATCGAGTCCCAGCCTCCAGGGGGTGTGTTCGCGTTCCAAGTCCCTGATAACCTGGCGGAGCCATCTCACGTTGCCATCCGAGAGACCGCTGCAGATGGCCCTTGGGCAAGTAAACTGGATTCCGCTGGGCGGGACACCATCCAGTCGCCGCAAGAAATCTACGACGCACTAAAGCCGATATGTGCTGATGTGAATATCTGGCATACGCATTACAACCATTCGCTGGAGAACCACCAGGCCGTCGTAGAATGGGTCAAGGGGACAGGCCTTCGCCCGTATGTTGACCCTTTGTCACccgaggagagagagggcTTCCTGAAAGCATACCTGGGCCGCCTTGAGAAACTGTACCCCAAGTGCTTTGATGGAAGGGTGCTGTTACCCTATCCCAGGCTGTTTGTGGTGGCCACCAAGCATTAG
- a CDS encoding FAD-binding oxidoreductase (CAZy:AA7;~COG:C;~EggNog:ENOG410PJHR;~InterPro:IPR006094,IPR036318,IPR016169,IPR016166, IPR012951;~PFAM:PF08031,PF01565;~go_function: GO:0016491 - oxidoreductase activity [Evidence IEA];~go_function: GO:0050660 - flavin adenine dinucleotide binding [Evidence IEA];~go_function: GO:0071949 - FAD binding [Evidence IEA];~go_process: GO:0055114 - oxidation-reduction process [Evidence IEA]) has protein sequence MRHVIVLPDTKTVRVGGGCRWKDVDDTLVDLGLAVVEGIVNDTRVGGITLGGGYGWLAPRHGLIIDNLIGAKTVLADGRVLNTSVDENSDLFWAIRGAGQCFGVVVEFVFQAHEHKDPVWAGILGFYLSQIEAVIAFGNTLVETTDGNSAMVVQLSRYEFASSGRELGVIAVVFHYGNAESAQPIFQPLLDLGPVINTTKEQTYASVNNMLTAAAARGGRNISKGAAYTTPLRPEFIREVIVPELEKLHLEVPGSDKSMLEFEFYKPDKWCEVPVTATAHGHRGDVQNVMIALHWLDRQDDVRVEKWSRWIAGLVTTEREKNGRPVARPVTEYGNYDHLSADPRDVFGVNYDRLVQLKKVYDTDNVFNKWYSLVE, from the coding sequence ATGCGCCATGTAATCGTGTTACCCGATACAAAGACTGTCCGTGTAGGTGGAGGATGTCGCTGGAAGGATGTCGATGATACTCTGGTGGACCTTGGGCTGGCAGTGGTCGAGGGTATTGTGAACGACACTAGGGTTGGTGGTATTACTCTTGGAGGTGGGTACGGGTGGCTTGCACCACGCCACGGCCTTATCATTGACAACCTGATCGGCGCGAAGACTGTCCTGGCTGATGGCAGAGTCCTTAATACCTCAGTGGATGAAAATTCCGATTTATTCTGGGCTATTCGTGGCGCAGGGCAGTGCTTTGGGGTGGTCGTGGAATTCGTATTCCAAGCCCACGAGCACAAGGATCCAGTGTGGGCGGGCATACTTGGGTTTTATCTCTCACAGATTGAGGCCGTTATTGCGTTCGGCAATACCTTGGTCGAAACGACAGATGGAAACTCCGCGATGGTCGTACAGCTCTCGAGATATGAATTTGCGAGCTCCGGCCGGGAATTGGGGGTCATAGCAGTTGTCTTCCATTATGGCAATGCCGAATCTGCCCAACCTATTTTCCAGCCTTTGCTTGACTTGGGTCCCGTTATTAACACGACCAAGGAACAGACTTACGCCTCGGTCAATAACATGCTCACTGCAGCGGCAGCTCGAGGGGGGCGCAACATCTCAAAGGGGGCGGCGTATACTACACCGCTACGACCAGAGTTCATCAGAGAAGTGATTGTACCCGAGTTGGAAAAGCTTCACCTCGAGGTACCGGGATCAGACAAGTCCATGCTGGAATTCGAGTTCTACAAACCGGACAAGTGGTGCGAGGTTCCAGTCACTGCAACGGCGCATGGCCATAGAGGAGATGTCCAGAACGTCATGATTGCTCTTCATTGGTTAGACCGGCAGGACGATGTGAGAGTAGAGAAATGGTCTCGATGGATCGCAGGACTCGTAACGACAGAACGGGAGAAGAATGGCAGACCAGTCGCCCGTCCCGTTACAGAATATGGAAACTATGATCACCTGTCCGCTGATCCTCGAGACGTCTTTGGGGTTAATTACGACCGACTCGTCCAGCTGAAGAAGGTGTATGACACAGACAATGTCTTCAACAAGTGGTACTCGTTGGTTGAGTAA
- a CDS encoding uncharacterized protein (COG:S;~EggNog:ENOG410PJVK;~InterPro:IPR008775;~PFAM:PF05721), with the protein MSTTVTESVTIPQVNVRMRLDGKDPTFGDFRDDLARDGFAVVKGAVPKERALKYADEMYSWLEGFNLGFDRNDQSTVHKDRLPLINEKGMCMHYGVAHEKFVWDVRSEPGVVSAFEKVYNDKDLIVSFDAINFGFPNRTDLPPNKPWPHQDQDPEKPDFRCLQGLVNLLPNGSSDGGLIVCRGAHLLSSEFHHDMKDEARIPAWTPEWYGFTSNGMKWLEERNCEWVKVCAEPGDLLLWDSRTPHYNLSPEGSTPRFCIYTCYMPVADATQEDLGRKKEAYQNWLGTTHWPNAKHTGSNVAKRDGVECPYNRFKPVVGPVLGERAFKLTGIPYLKSQA; encoded by the exons ATGTCCACCACAGTCACCGAGTCTGTTACTATTCCACAGGTCAACGTCCGCATGCGCCTGGACGGAAAGGATCCTACGTTTGGAGACTTCCGTGATGACCTCGCAAGGGATGGCTTTGCTGTCGTAAAGGGAGCTGTTCCGAAGGAGCGGGCACTGAAGTACGCTGATGAAATGTACTCATGGCTAGAGGGCTT CAATCTCGGCTTCGACCGCAATGATCAAAGCACCGTCCATAAAGACCGCCTACCACTCATCAACGAGAAAGGCATGTGCATGCACTACGGTGTAGCCCACGAGAAGTTCGTCTGGGACGTCCGCAGCGAGCCAGGCGTGGTCTCCGCATTCGAGAAAGTCTACAACGACAAAGACCTTATTGTCTCCTTTGACGCAATCAACTTCGGCTTTCCCAA ccgcaccGATCTCCCTCCAAACAAACCCTGGCCACACCAGGACCAAGACCCAGAGAAGCCCGACTTCCGCTGTCTCCAAGGGCTCGTCAACCTGCTCCCCAACGGCTCCTCCGACGGCGGCCTGATCGTCTGCCGCGGCGCGCACCTCCTCTCATCAGAATTCCACCACGACATGAAAGACGAAGCGCGCATCCCAGCCTGGACACCCGAGTGGTACGGGTTCACCTCGAACGGGATGAAATGGCTCGAGGAGCGGAACTGCGAATGGGTCAAGGTGTGCGCTGAGCCGGGCGATCTTCTCCTCTGGGACTCGCGGACGCCGCACTACAATCTCAGCCCCGAGGGCTCAACGCCGCGGTTCTGCATCTATACCTGCTACATGCCTGTTGCGGATGCGACGCAGGAGGAtctggggaggaagaaagaggcgTATCAGAACTGGCTGGGCACGACGCATTGGCCGAATGCGAAGCATACGGGGTCGAATGTTGCGAAGCGTGATGGAGTGGAGTGCCCGTATAATCGCTTCAAACCGGTTGTTGGGCCGGTGTTAGGGGAGAGAGCGTTTAAGTTGACGGGGATTCCGTATCTCAAGAGTCAGGCATAG
- a CDS encoding uncharacterized protein (COG:C,H;~EggNog:ENOG410PJY7;~InterPro:IPR036188,IPR002938;~PFAM:PF01494;~go_function: GO:0071949 - FAD binding [Evidence IEA]): MKTRSPFRIIIVGGGIAGLTAAIALRAPNRRITVLEQSRLNTEIGALISLQPNATKIVYDTFGLGKELEDARGLVDEGFRVYSTDGELVNHIPLTTKNEYGASRIVYHRRDLHDALKKAALCTNRDGHPVEIKVSSRVVACDPLHGSVELENGDKLEGDVIIGADGIHSGLRKYVLDSNVVPTPTGHSAYRLMIPSDILQDKEPEFCSKIDPRSPFTSMMVAHNCRLVMGPGRQGDVFGIVALVPDDQINEDPNANQSWVSKGNLTKMLDTFAEFPSWVTSIFKHSSDLGLWQLRDIDPLSTWHRGRLILIGDAAHAMLPTQGQGASQAIEDSEALGAFFKRSEEGYSLEEISAILQDIFRSRHDRASLIQAYSRHAAKPGTAKGEKTVTMKPDEFMAFNCKYSGAKDWLDRQPVFIV, encoded by the exons ATGAAAACTAGAAGCCCGTTTCGGATCATTATTGTTGGGGGAGGCATAGCGGGCCTCACGGCCGCCATTGCCCTTCGCGCGCCCAACAGGCGGATTACAGTGCTAGAACAGTCGCGCCTGAATACAGAAATTGGTGCACTGATCTCTCTACAGCCAAATGCGACTAAGATTGTATACGATACTTTTGGATTAGGCAAGGAGCTCGAAGATGCTCGGGGCTTGGTAGATGAAGGTTTCCGGGTTTACTCGACCGACGGAGAGCTGGTAAACCATATTCCTTTGACTACCAAGAACGAGTATGGGGCTAGTCGGATTGTATACCATCGGAGGGACTTACACGATGCACTGAAGAAGGCAGCTCTCTGCACAAACAGAGATGGGCACCCAGTCGAGATTAAAGTCTCCTCTCGCGTGGTGGCATGCGACCCTTTGCATGGAAGTGTGGAGCTCGAAAATGGCGACAAGCTGGAAGGTGATGTTATTATAGGAGCGGATGGGAT CCATAGTGGCCTTCGGAAGTATGTTTTGGATAGCAATGTCGTGCCAACGCCGACGGGTCATTCTG CTTATCGGCTTATG ATTCCTTCGGACATTCTTCAAGACAAAGAACCCGAATTCTGCAGTAAGATCGACCCGAGAAGTCCATTCACATCGATGATGGTCGCGCATAACTGTCGTCTCGTTATGGGCCCCGGGAGACAAGGCGATGTTTTTGGGATTGTGGCGCTGGTTCCAGATG ATCAAATAAATGAGGACCCAAATGCGAATCAGTCCTGGGTTTCGAAAGGCAACCTGACAAAGATGTTGGATACATTCGCGGAGTTTCCTAGCTGGGTAACAAGCATTTTCAA ACATTCTTCAGATCTCGGACTGTGGCAATTGCGTGATATT GATCCTCTTAGCACGTGGCACCGGGGGCGACTCATATTGATTGGAGACGCCGCACATGCGATGCTGCCCACGCAGGGACAGGGAGCCAGCCAAGCAATTGAAGACTCTGAGGCGCTGGGTGCGTTCTTTAAGCGAAGCGAAGAGGGCTATTCTCTCGAAGAGATTAGCGCAATACTTCAA GACATTTTTCGCAGCCGACACGACCGTGCAAGTCTTATTCAAGCGTACAGTCGACATGCAGCAAAACCGGGCACTGCAAAAGGAGAGAAGACTGTCACAAT GAAACCGGACGAGTTCATGGCATTTAACTGCAAGTACAGCGGTGCGAAGGACTGGCTAGATCGGCAGCCTGTTTTTATTGTCTGA
- a CDS encoding Zn(II)2Cys6 transcription factor domain-containing protein (COG:K;~EggNog:ENOG410PV7J;~InterPro:IPR036236,IPR036864,IPR013087,IPR001138;~PFAM:PF00172,PF00096;~go_function: GO:0000981 - DNA-binding transcription factor activity, RNA polymerase II-specific [Evidence IEA];~go_function: GO:0008270 - zinc ion binding [Evidence IEA];~go_process: GO:0006355 - regulation of transcription, DNA-templated [Evidence IEA]), with translation MSPNNVSMSFPNKSPRIKDAASPHQCPECHRSYERPDHLARHLDSHRNERTFQCPICHRGFNRRDVLQRHRQIHTGDTPVSKYKERAIEACEQCATAKVSCNDKNPCERCQRKGIICVPRKSGRRRDKATRTPRSDTKTPRSQFGNEFDTGRSSTPSTLSLDHNQQTNQTSFYSPASSASSIVPLPACLPGHGLSRDPVENYQEVSDFPAFFEQVMMVPNIYPLTEVSEVQHPRGVFDFMCDPESTSPNAGLFGADILADLDKILEYNPSPAATNSHLDASNEEQNTKQRVAAFRKSLWLWVPEKNQNGFSEIGQIPLKDGDMTASISSLHRSRLEALDIRGKLTHQLRDNIFQLVLSTGESRLSVPSFPTAESLDALIKIGISKRTETDAWIHPY, from the exons ATGAGCCCTAATAATGTTTCAATGTCATTTCCAAACAAGTCGCCCCGTATCAAGGACGCTGCTAGTCCCCACCAGTGCCCCGAGTGCCACAGGTCTTATGAAAGACCCGACCACCTAGCTCGCCATCTAGACTCTC ATAGGAACGAACGGACGTTCCAATGCCCGATCTGCCACCGTGGCTTCAATCGCAG AGACGTGCTGCAACGGCACCGACAAATACACACTGGTGACACACCTGTAAGCAAATACAAGGAGAGGGCTATTGAAGCATGCGAGCAATGTGCAACTGCGAAAGTGAGCTGTAATGATAAGAACCCTTGCGAG AGATGCCAACGTAAAGGTATAATCTGTGTCCCACGCAAGTCGGGTCGGCGACGTGACAAGGCAACGAGAACACCTAGATCCGATACCAAAACACCGCGAAGTCAGTTCGGTAATGAGTTTGACACTGGTAGAAGctcaacaccatccaccCTATCGCTTGACCACAACCAGCAAACCAACCAGACGTCATTTTATTCACCGGCATCTTCAGCATCCTCCATAGTACCGCTCCCTGCATGCTTACCTGGTCACGGTTTGTCTCGCGACCCTGTGGAAAATTACCAGGAAGTGAGCGACTTCCCAGCATTCTTCGAACAAGTTATGATGGTACCCAATATCTATCCCCTCACCGAAGTTTCCGAAGTGCAGCATCCCAGAGGCGTATTCGATTTCATGTGTGACCCAGAGTCTACTAGTCCAAATGCCGGTTTGTTTGGCGCGGATATTCTCGCGGATCTGGACAAAATACTCGAATATAATCCATCACCCGCTGCTACAAATTCACATTTAGATGCTTCCAATGAGGAGCAAAATACGAAGCAACGGGTTGCCGCATTCCGAAAATCCCTATG GCTTTGGGTACCTGAGAAAAATCAAAATGGCTTTAGTGAAATTGGCCAGATACCACTAAAGGACGGCGATATGACAGCATCTATCTCATCATTGCATAGGTCTCGGCTTGAAGCTTTGGACATTCGTGGCAAACTCACTCATCAGCTGCGAGATAACATTTTCCAGTTGGTTTTATCTACAGGGGAATCGCGGCTTTCTGTGCCCTCCTTCCCAACCGCTGAATCACTTGATGCCCTTATCAAGATTGGAATTTCCAAGCGGACCGAGACGGATGCGTGGATACACCCGTAT
- a CDS encoding uncharacterized protein (COG:S;~EggNog:ENOG410QDY3;~InterPro:IPR020846,IPR011701,IPR036259;~PFAM:PF07690;~TransMembrane:11 (o61-89i101-125o131-150i193-214o220-241i333-357o369-391i412-431o443-463i475-494o506-527i);~go_function: GO:0022857 - transmembrane transporter activity [Evidence IEA];~go_process: GO:0055085 - transmembrane transport [Evidence IEA]), giving the protein MSGPNGDKAVIEFAENVEFGKPSVDYGHGHILVDNYGQVQRLPVPSKDPNDPLNYTRWEKIGIIVSCCWFSTMSLSLVGGLGAILDVFFQMYTREGRTANEIVWLSTFPSLFVGVGNFLVLPLALLYGRRFTTIVSTVILLAATIGCAVCNNWEQHLAFRIVQGLSAGVTESVLPLILAEVTFVHQHGMVYGIYWAAQSVITACLNLAASYEVAALGWRWYYWVFAITVAAGLILAIFFGFETSYQRSSQFVNGRLVITDQFGVTRMLTEYETQEYLDTHGHPGDEHHIPEELRPKKTYLQMLIPWSSPRESPLTLVPRTTLQIFEAFMSPGILYATLVASVVLGCSIGMSLSYNTVLQYNYHWAPKSIGLINLGGVFGGFGGMLYAGFFGDKFIIWMAKRNGGVHTPEHRLPLLIFPGILAVVALLIYGFTAGGSATWGGPYMGWTLFQISFVSVLILSTSFAAEAWEKNPGPAIVAVVGVKNIVAFGLSYGINPMTEKYDYPVAMGILAAICGGVFLFGIPVYFLNPKWRRRMDMKERRSAMH; this is encoded by the exons ATGTCGGGGCCAAATGGGGACAAAGCAGTGATTGAGTTCGCAGAGAATGTGGAATTCGGCAAACCATCGGTGGACTACGGCCATGGCCATATCCTGGTGGATAATTATGGCCAGGTGCAGCGGCTGCCGGTGCCCAGCAAGGACCCCAATGATCCATTGAATTACACGAGATGGGAGAAGATTGGCATTATCGTGAGCTGTTGCTGGTTCT CGACAATGTCTTTGTCGCTTGTTGGGGGCTTAGGAGCTATCCTCGACGTATTCTTCCAAATGTACACGCGGGAAGGGCGCACTGCCAACGAGATCGTGTGGCTGTCAActttcccttcccttttCGTCGGCGTTG GcaacttcctcgtcctcccacTTGCCCTGTTATACGGCCGTCGTTTCACTACAATCGTTTCGACTGTCATTCTTTTAGCAGCTACGATCGGATGCGCAGTCTGCAATAATTGGGAGCAACATCTAGCTTTCCGGATTGTGCAAGGCCTTTCAGCTGGCGTGACCGAGTCG GTCCTACCTCTTATCCTTGCAGAGGTGACGTTTGTTCATCAGCATGGAATGGTGTACGGTATATACTGGGCAGCACAGAGTGTCATCACCGCATGTCTCAATCTCGCTGCTTCCTACGAAGTAGCAGCCCTTGGCTGGCGCTGGTACTACTGGGTATTCGCGATCACGGTTGCTGCTGGCTTGATCCTAGCCATTTTCTTCGGTTTTGAAACTAGCTACCAGCGCAGTTCTCAGTTTGTGAACGGCCGCTTGGTCATCACCGACCAATTCGGTGTGACTAGAATGCTCACGGAATACGAAACTCAGGAGTACCTAGATACACACGGCCATCCTGGTGACGAGCATCATATACCAGAAGAACTGCGACCGAAGAAAACTTATCTGCAGATGTTAATTCCATGGTCTTCACCGAGAGAGAGTCCCTTGACCTTGGTCCCTAGAACCActctccagatcttcgaaGCATTCATGTCTCCTGGCATCCTCTACGCCACACTCGTCGCCTCCGTCGTCCTCGGCTGCTCAATAGGAATGTCCCTATCCTACAACACCGTCCTCCAGTACAACTACCACTGGGCTCCTAAGTCCATCGGGCTAATCAATCTCGGCGGTGTCTTTGGCGGATTCGGCGGCATGCTCTACgccggcttcttcggcgacaaATTCATCATCTGGATGGCGAAGCGTAATGGCGGAGTCCACACACCAGAGCACCGCCTCCCACTCCTCATATTCCCCGGTATCCTAGCCGTCGTCGCGCTCCTTATCTATGGCTTTACTGCCGGCGGCAGCGCGACCTGGGGTGGCCCTTACATGGGCTGGACTCTGTTCCAAATCTCATTTGTCTCGGTGCTTATCCTGTCGACATCCTTTGCGGCTGAGGCGTGGGAGAAGAACCCCGGCCCGGCGAttgtggctgtggttgggGTCAAGAATATTGTCGCATTTGGCTTGAGTTATGGGATTAATCCGATGACGGAGAAGTATGATTATCCTGTTGCGATGGGGATTCTGGCCGCCATTTGCGGGGGTGTGTTTTTATTCGGCATCCCTGTCTACTTTTTAAATCCGAAG TGGCGGAGGCGGATGGATATGAAGGAGCGTAGAAGCGCCATGCACTGA
- a CDS encoding SET domain-containing protein (COG:B;~EggNog:ENOG410PK2I;~InterPro:IPR001214;~PFAM:PF00856;~go_function: GO:0005515 - protein binding [Evidence IEA]), giving the protein MLLPWIHPHLAQSVNPNKGRQLQASQRIQRGEILVVDPPYAIIPISGVDTASPLLCSNPQCNSPVQQATGSRCSNRCNTDVIWCNDTCRNADKPRHAFECTWLSKYAVSLRSKWGEYNFGMLWLIVRTLSRRNAEQQQHDSNDNNNGNQLQQLQLPPNSPLSHFKSGWPAIDSLCGTVETWSHAQVREWTVLVKKYLSSSSLPHTLSNTDVLALICKEEANSFGLYPRETGVFPPPSPAVDRGEQFGAAVYPRASIANHSCCPNIIHKPDKHSRMVFTAGRDIAPGEECCISYFDMTQYTTLRDRRERLQSLFRFKCGCSRCSAEEAEEAEGKTNGTVSEGNEVQWDAFPGFE; this is encoded by the exons ATGCTGCTCCCGTGGATCCATCCCCATCTAGCACAGAGCGTGAACCCCAACAAGGGCCGCCAACTGCAGGCATCGCAGCGCATTCAAAGAGGCGaaatcctcgtcgtcgaccCGCCGTACGCAATTATTCCAATCTCCGGCGTAGACACAGCCAGTCCCCTCCTCTGCAGCAACCCCCAATGCAACAGCCCAGTACAACAAGCCACCGGATCCCGATGTTCAAATCGCTGCAACACAGACGTAATATGGTGCAATGATACCTGTCGCAACGCAGATAAACCCCGCCATGCCTTCGAGTGCACCTGGCTGAGCAAATACGCCGTCTCCCTCCGCTCAAAATGGGGCGAGTATAACTTTGGCATGCTCTGGTTGATCGTCCGCACACTCTCCAGAAGAAATGccgaacaacaacaacacgaTAGTAACGATAACAACAACGGTAATCAACTACAGCAACTCCAGCTACCCCCCAACTCACCCTTATCACACTTCAAATCCGGCTGGCCCGCCATCGACTCTCTCTGCGGCACGGTAGAGACCTGGTCCCACGCCCAAGTTCGAGAATGGACCGTCCTCGTCAAGAAATatctctccagctcctcactCCCACACACCCTATCCAACACCGACGTTCTCGCATTAATAtgcaaagaagaagcaaattCATTCGGCCTCTACCCGCGAGAAACAGGAGTATTCCCACCTCCCTCGCCTGCTGTTGATCGGGGCGAGCAATTCGGGGCTGCGGTCTATCCGCGCGCGTCGATTGCGAATCACTCTTGTTGTCCGAAT ATCATACATAAACCAGACAAACACAGCCGCATGGTCTTCACGGCTGGACGGGATATCGCGCCGGGGGAAGAATGCTGCATTTCTTATTTCGATATGACTCAGTATACCACGCTCAGGGACCGACGGGAACGTCTCCAGAGTCTGTTCCGGTTTAAATGCGGGTGTTCACGGTGTTcggcggaggaggctgaggaggctgagggcAAGACTAATGGTACGGTGTCTGAGGGGAATGAGGTTCAGTGGGATGCGTTTCCGGGTTTTGAATGA